A window of the Actinobacillus genomosp. 1 genome harbors these coding sequences:
- a CDS encoding restriction endonuclease subunit S, whose product MKAQQLKNAILQLAIQGKLVPQDPTDEPASVLLDKIKQEKDRLIAEEKIKKSKKATDNLPSTELQDFPFEIPESWVWVRLEDIFHLQAGRFISASEIYGEYKEGLYPCYGGNGLRGFVKTYNREGKFPIIGRQGALCGNINFAEGKFYSTEHAVVVETFSNTDTLWANYFLIQLNLNQYATATAQPGLAVNKINDVLIPLPPLNEQKRIVAKIEELLPYIEQYAEKEEKLTALHQQFPEQLKKSILQAAIQGKLTKQDPNDEPALVLIERIKAEKLRLIAEKKLKKPKVVSEIILRDNLPYEIINGEERCIADEVPFEIPENWCWVRLGEIGETNIGLTYAPNDVVLEGTIVLRSGNIQNGKIDVSSDVVRVNLNIPENKKCYKNDLLICARNGSKNLVGKAAIVDKDGYSFGAFMAIFRSPFYQYIYYYLSSPLFRNDFDGINTTTINQITQNNLNNRLIPLPPLNEQKRIVEKIEKLFSTLQNLERN is encoded by the coding sequence ATGAAAGCTCAACAACTCAAAAATGCGATTTTACAGCTCGCTATTCAAGGCAAGCTCGTGCCACAAGATCCAACTGATGAACCTGCTTCGGTCTTGCTTGACAAAATTAAGCAAGAAAAAGACCGCTTGATCGCAGAAGAGAAAATCAAAAAAAGCAAAAAAGCTACCGATAATCTTCCTTCAACCGAGTTGCAAGATTTTCCCTTTGAAATTCCCGAGAGTTGGGTGTGGGTGAGGTTAGAAGATATTTTTCATTTACAAGCTGGGAGGTTTATTTCTGCTTCAGAAATTTATGGAGAATATAAGGAAGGTTTATATCCCTGTTATGGTGGAAATGGTTTAAGGGGATTTGTTAAAACTTATAATCGAGAAGGTAAATTCCCAATAATTGGTCGTCAAGGTGCATTATGTGGAAATATCAATTTTGCAGAAGGTAAGTTTTATTCTACAGAACACGCTGTTGTTGTAGAAACATTTTCAAATACCGATACTCTATGGGCAAATTATTTTCTTATTCAATTAAATTTAAATCAATATGCTACTGCTACGGCACAGCCAGGATTAGCAGTAAATAAAATTAATGATGTTTTAATCCCCCTCCCCCCACTAAACGAACAAAAACGTATCGTGGCGAAAATTGAAGAATTACTGCCTTATATTGAGCAATATGCAGAAAAAGAAGAAAAACTGACCGCACTTCATCAGCAGTTTCCTGAGCAGTTGAAAAAGTCGATTTTACAGGCGGCAATTCAAGGGAAATTAACTAAGCAAGATCCGAATGATGAGCCTGCTTTGGTATTGATTGAGCGGATAAAAGCGGAGAAATTACGCCTAATTGCCGAGAAAAAACTGAAAAAACCAAAAGTGGTATCAGAAATTATCCTTCGTGATAATTTGCCTTATGAGATTATTAACGGTGAAGAGCGTTGTATTGCCGATGAAGTACCGTTTGAGATACCTGAAAATTGGTGTTGGGTGAGGTTGGGGGAAATAGGAGAAACCAATATAGGACTTACCTATGCACCTAATGATGTCGTCTTAGAGGGAACAATTGTATTACGCTCTGGTAATATCCAAAATGGTAAGATCGATGTTTCATCTGATGTTGTCAGGGTTAATTTAAATATTCCAGAAAATAAAAAATGTTATAAAAATGATTTATTAATTTGCGCAAGAAATGGAAGTAAAAATCTTGTTGGAAAAGCAGCTATTGTAGATAAAGATGGATATTCATTTGGAGCTTTTATGGCAATTTTCAGAAGCCCTTTTTATCAATATATATACTATTATTTATCTTCCCCATTATTTAGAAATGATTTTGATGGTATCAATACAACAACCATTAATCAAATTACACAAAATAATTTAAATAATAGGCTAATTCCACTCCCTCCACTTAATGAACAAAAACGCATTGTAGAAAAAATCGAAAAATTATTTTCTACTTTGCAAAATTTAGAGCGTAATTAA
- the gshAB gene encoding bifunctional glutamate--cysteine ligase GshA/glutathione synthetase GshB, with protein sequence MKLQQLIKTHHLGLLFQQGKFGIEKESQRIDNKGNIVTTAHPSVFGNRSYHPYIQTDFAESQLELITPPNDKLEDTYRWLSAIHEVTLRSLPDDEYIFPFSMPAGLPPESEIKEAQLDNEWDVKYREHLSAIYGKYKQMVSGIHYNFQISEEFVESAFALQTEYPNKIAFRNALYMKLANNFLRYQWILVYLLAATPTVEAQYFGKNSPLAEGQLVRSLRSSPYGYVNAPHVVINHDSLQQYVESLEHFVATGDLLAEKEFYSNVRLRGAKKARELLEKGVKYAEFRLFDLNPLSPYGIELADAKFIHLFLLAMLWMDETSGQKEVELGTQKLYQVALEDPHSHTAFQAEGEAILNLMLAMLDDLSVPQNEKDLLQQKLAQFADPSQTVNGRLLAAVEQAGGYKALGAQLAQQYKAQAFERFYAISAFDNMELSTQALLFDAIQQGLQIELLDENDQFLALKFGDHLEYVKNGNMTSHDQYISPLIMENKVVTKKVLAKAGFNVPKSVEFTSVEQAVAHYPLFEGKAVVIKPKSTNYGLGITIFQQGVTDKADFAKAIEIAFREDKEVMVEDYLVGTEYRFFVLGDETLAVLLRVPANVKGDGIHTVRELVEAKNSDPLRGDGSRSPLKKIALGDIELLQLKEQGLTPDSIPADGQIVQLRANSNISTGGDSIDMTDQMHDSYKQLAVGIAKAMGAKVCGVDLIIPDLTKAAEPSLRSWGVIEANFNPMMMMHIFPYQGKSRRLTKAVLKMLFPELP encoded by the coding sequence ATGAAATTACAACAACTGATTAAAACTCATCACCTTGGTTTACTGTTTCAACAAGGTAAATTTGGTATTGAAAAAGAAAGCCAACGCATTGATAATAAAGGGAATATTGTTACTACCGCCCATCCTAGCGTTTTTGGTAACCGCAGTTATCATCCCTATATTCAAACCGATTTTGCAGAAAGTCAGTTAGAACTTATCACACCGCCAAACGATAAATTGGAAGACACATATCGTTGGCTATCGGCTATTCACGAGGTAACGTTACGTTCGTTGCCCGATGATGAATATATTTTCCCATTCAGTATGCCTGCCGGTTTACCACCGGAATCCGAGATCAAAGAAGCACAATTAGATAACGAATGGGATGTGAAATATCGTGAACACCTTTCTGCCATTTATGGCAAATACAAGCAAATGGTGAGCGGTATTCACTATAATTTCCAAATTTCCGAAGAATTTGTCGAAAGCGCATTTGCATTACAAACGGAATACCCCAATAAAATTGCGTTCCGCAATGCGCTATATATGAAATTAGCCAATAACTTTTTACGTTATCAATGGATTTTAGTTTATTTGCTTGCCGCAACCCCAACTGTAGAAGCGCAATATTTCGGTAAAAACTCACCGCTTGCAGAAGGGCAATTAGTACGTAGTTTACGTTCTAGCCCGTATGGCTATGTCAATGCCCCTCATGTGGTGATCAATCATGATAGCCTGCAACAATATGTCGAATCGCTAGAACATTTTGTAGCAACCGGTGATTTATTAGCGGAAAAAGAATTCTATTCGAACGTACGTTTACGCGGTGCGAAAAAAGCACGTGAATTGCTTGAGAAAGGGGTTAAATATGCGGAATTCCGTTTATTTGATCTCAATCCGCTTTCACCTTACGGTATTGAACTTGCCGATGCCAAATTTATTCATCTGTTCTTACTTGCGATGTTATGGATGGATGAAACAAGCGGTCAAAAAGAAGTCGAACTTGGCACACAAAAATTATATCAAGTCGCACTTGAAGATCCTCATTCGCACACTGCGTTCCAAGCGGAAGGTGAAGCGATCCTTAACCTGATGCTGGCAATGCTGGATGATCTTTCTGTACCACAAAACGAGAAAGATTTATTACAACAAAAACTGGCACAATTTGCTGATCCGAGCCAAACGGTAAACGGTCGTTTATTAGCTGCAGTTGAACAAGCCGGCGGCTATAAAGCACTCGGTGCACAACTTGCTCAACAATATAAAGCGCAAGCATTCGAGCGTTTTTATGCGATTTCCGCTTTCGATAATATGGAGCTTTCTACACAGGCTTTGTTATTTGATGCAATCCAACAAGGCTTACAGATCGAATTGCTTGATGAAAACGATCAGTTCCTCGCACTCAAATTCGGCGATCATCTCGAATATGTGAAAAACGGCAATATGACCAGTCACGATCAGTATATTTCTCCATTAATTATGGAAAATAAAGTCGTGACCAAAAAAGTATTGGCGAAAGCCGGTTTTAATGTGCCGAAAAGCGTTGAATTTACCTCGGTAGAACAAGCGGTGGCACACTATCCGTTATTTGAAGGTAAAGCGGTGGTAATTAAGCCGAAATCAACTAATTACGGCTTAGGTATTACAATTTTCCAGCAAGGCGTGACGGATAAAGCCGATTTTGCCAAAGCGATTGAAATTGCGTTCCGTGAAGATAAAGAAGTGATGGTGGAAGACTATTTAGTCGGCACCGAATACCGTTTCTTTGTGTTAGGCGATGAAACACTGGCGGTATTGTTACGTGTGCCGGCGAATGTAAAAGGTGATGGCATACATACGGTGCGTGAATTGGTGGAAGCGAAAAACAGTGATCCTCTACGAGGCGATGGCTCTCGTTCGCCATTGAAGAAAATCGCCCTCGGTGACATCGAATTGCTTCAGCTTAAAGAGCAAGGTTTAACGCCTGATTCGATTCCGGCTGACGGGCAAATCGTACAATTACGTGCCAACTCTAATATTAGTACCGGCGGCGACTCAATCGATATGACCGATCAAATGCACGACAGTTATAAACAATTAGCGGTTGGTATTGCCAAAGCGATGGGAGCAAAAGTCTGCGGTGTGGATTTAATCATTCCGGATTTGACCAAAGCCGCCGAGCCGTCTCTGCGTTCATGGGGTGTGATTGAAGCAAACTTTAACCCGATGATGATGATGCATATTTTCCCTTACCAAGGAAAATCTCGCCGTTTAACCAAAGCCGTGTTAAAAATGCTGTTCCCTGAACTGCCTTAA
- a CDS encoding YfcZ/YiiS family protein has protein sequence MHKTMQQKAAEAHNMCKLKGDSMLDNSDRQIAFEAVYDSEAQAQQAVEFFTEKAKSVETEACVIQHSISPIEDGFLMQMRIEFSCQAEVVLFQMAVR, from the coding sequence ATGCACAAAACTATGCAACAAAAAGCGGCGGAAGCACATAATATGTGTAAGCTGAAAGGCGATTCAATGTTGGATAATAGCGATCGCCAAATCGCCTTTGAAGCGGTGTACGATAGTGAAGCGCAAGCGCAACAAGCGGTCGAATTTTTCACGGAAAAGGCAAAATCGGTGGAAACCGAGGCTTGTGTTATTCAGCATAGCATTAGCCCGATTGAAGATGGGTTTTTAATGCAAATGCGGATTGAATTTAGTTGTCAGGCGGAAGTGGTATTATTCCAAATGGCGGTCAGATAA
- a CDS encoding restriction endonuclease subunit S, with the protein MVIKTTDNLPSTELQDFPFEIPESWEIEKLGNIIFNLGQKTPNERFFYIDVGLINNKIHKLNSLENILAPDQAPSRARKIVQKNSILYSTVRPYLQNICILEQDFQYEPIASTAFAVMNVFTNFYHKYLFYYLLSSVFTDFVNQEMVGVAYPAINDDKLYNLPIAIPPLNEQKRIVAKIEELLPYIEQYAEKEEKLTALHQQFPEQLKKSILQAAIQGKLTKQDPNDEPALVLIERIKAEKLRLIAEKKLKKPKVVSEIILRDNLPYEIINGEERCIADEVPFEIPENWCWVRLGEIGNWGAGATPNRHKPKYYENGTIPWLKTGDLNDGIITEIPEYITELAIEKTSVKLNPVGSVLIAMYGATIGKLGILNIEATTNQACCACIPYTGIYNKYLFYYLMSQKTELQKRSEGSGQPNISKEKIVNYLFPLPPLNEQKCIVEKIETLFSTLQNLSHT; encoded by the coding sequence TTGGTTATAAAAACTACCGATAATCTTCCTTCAACCGAGTTGCAAGATTTTCCCTTTGAAATCCCTGAGAGTTGGGAAATTGAAAAATTGGGGAATATTATTTTTAATTTAGGGCAAAAAACACCTAATGAGCGTTTTTTTTACATAGATGTAGGTCTTATAAATAATAAAATCCATAAATTAAATAGCTTAGAAAATATTTTAGCACCAGATCAGGCTCCATCTAGGGCAAGAAAGATTGTTCAGAAAAATTCTATTTTATACTCAACTGTTCGTCCTTATTTACAAAATATTTGTATATTAGAACAAGATTTCCAATATGAGCCAATAGCAAGTACAGCATTTGCCGTAATGAATGTATTTACCAATTTTTATCATAAATATTTATTTTACTATTTATTAAGCTCTGTATTTACTGATTTTGTTAATCAAGAAATGGTAGGTGTTGCTTATCCTGCAATCAATGATGATAAATTATATAATTTGCCAATAGCAATCCCCCCACTCAACGAACAAAAACGTATCGTGGCGAAAATTGAAGAATTACTGCCTTATATTGAGCAATATGCAGAAAAAGAAGAAAAACTGACCGCACTTCATCAGCAGTTTCCTGAGCAGTTGAAAAAGTCGATTTTACAGGCGGCAATTCAAGGGAAATTAACTAAGCAAGATCCGAATGATGAGCCTGCTTTGGTATTGATTGAGCGGATAAAAGCGGAGAAATTACGCCTAATTGCCGAGAAAAAACTGAAAAAACCAAAAGTGGTATCAGAAATTATCCTTCGTGATAATTTGCCTTATGAGATTATTAACGGTGAAGAGCGTTGTATTGCCGATGAAGTACCGTTTGAGATACCTGAAAATTGGTGTTGGGTGAGGTTGGGGGAAATTGGTAATTGGGGAGCGGGAGCAACACCTAATCGCCATAAGCCTAAATATTATGAAAATGGTACAATTCCTTGGCTGAAAACGGGTGATTTAAATGATGGGATAATTACTGAAATCCCAGAATATATTACAGAGTTAGCTATAGAAAAAACATCTGTAAAATTAAATCCTGTCGGTTCAGTTTTAATTGCAATGTATGGTGCAACAATAGGTAAATTAGGCATATTAAATATTGAAGCAACTACAAATCAGGCATGTTGTGCGTGTATTCCGTATACAGGAATTTATAATAAATATCTGTTTTATTATTTAATGTCGCAAAAAACGGAATTACAAAAACGTAGCGAAGGTAGCGGACAACCAAATATATCTAAGGAAAAAATTGTAAATTATCTGTTTCCACTTCCTCCGCTTAATGAACAAAAATGCATTGTAGAAAAAATAGAAACTTTATTCTCTACTTTGCAAAATTTATCTCATACTTAA
- a CDS encoding aromatic amino acid transporter, whose product MQKQPTLFGGACIIAGVCVGAGMLGLPTSGAGAWTMWSILALAFTMIVMTFSGWLLLDVYKNYDLRASFNTVTKDLLGNKINALNNLAVYFVGGILLYAYTTASGGILENLTKSVIDFGEFSSRVWSVLFVLIFSFFVWHSTRLVDRISVLLIIFMALSFAFSISGLVSNIDSNILFDQQNESGEYAKYALAMLPVALTSFGYHHSVSSMRAYYGEVKKAKYAIAGGTFIALVLYLLWVISIFGNLPRAQFAPVIASNGDLDVLLNTIGEVVQSPYVKQAINAFSMAAILSSFIGVGLGTFDFLADFFKFDNSKLGRSKAWAVTFLPPLVFSLLSPLGFLKAIGYAGAVATLWTCMIPALLAYKAKKGNLVMIGLVFLFGVCTAVFHFLSMYEMLPMFKG is encoded by the coding sequence ATGCAAAAACAGCCAACACTTTTTGGTGGCGCTTGTATCATCGCCGGTGTCTGCGTAGGTGCAGGTATGCTTGGACTCCCGACTTCCGGTGCGGGAGCTTGGACAATGTGGTCTATTCTTGCACTGGCTTTCACCATGATTGTGATGACATTTTCCGGCTGGTTATTACTTGACGTCTATAAAAACTACGACCTACGCGCGTCTTTCAATACCGTTACCAAAGACTTATTAGGTAATAAAATTAATGCGTTAAATAACCTTGCGGTCTATTTTGTCGGTGGGATTTTACTTTACGCTTACACAACCGCTTCCGGTGGGATTTTAGAAAATCTCACCAAATCGGTGATTGATTTCGGTGAATTCAGTTCACGTGTTTGGTCGGTACTATTCGTGCTGATTTTCTCGTTCTTTGTATGGCACTCTACTCGCTTGGTAGATCGCATTTCGGTGCTATTAATTATCTTTATGGCACTTTCCTTTGCGTTCAGTATCTCGGGTCTGGTCAGTAATATTGATAGCAATATTTTATTCGACCAGCAAAATGAGAGCGGAGAATATGCCAAATACGCATTAGCGATGCTGCCGGTTGCACTAACCTCTTTCGGCTACCACCACTCAGTCTCTTCAATGCGTGCTTATTACGGTGAAGTGAAAAAAGCAAAATATGCGATTGCCGGCGGAACTTTTATTGCGTTAGTGCTTTATTTACTGTGGGTGATCAGCATTTTCGGCAATTTACCGCGTGCGCAATTTGCACCGGTGATTGCAAGTAACGGTGATTTAGACGTGTTACTCAATACGATTGGTGAAGTAGTGCAGTCGCCGTATGTGAAACAAGCGATCAATGCCTTTTCTATGGCGGCAATTCTGTCTTCTTTTATCGGAGTTGGGCTAGGTACGTTTGACTTCTTGGCGGATTTCTTCAAATTTGACAACAGCAAATTAGGCAGAAGCAAAGCATGGGCAGTAACTTTCTTACCTCCACTAGTATTCTCATTACTTTCACCGCTCGGCTTTTTAAAAGCAATTGGTTACGCAGGTGCGGTGGCAACCCTTTGGACTTGTATGATTCCGGCGCTATTAGCCTATAAAGCGAAAAAAGGTAATCTGGTTATGATTGGATTGGTATTCTTATTCGGTGTTTGTACTGCGGTGTTCCATTTCCTTTCAATGTACGAAATGTTACCAATGTTTAAAGGCTAA
- a CDS encoding virulence RhuM family protein, which yields MSDLIIYNTEDGKSKVSLFVAENEVWLTQNQLAELFDTSVQNIGTHIRNIIEDKELDEISVIKDFFITAADGKNYSVKHYALAMILAIGFRVRSPRGVQFRRWANSSLRTYLEKGFLMDDERLKNPNGRVDHFDELLERIRDIRASEMRFYQKVRELFKLSSDYDATDKATEMFFAEAQNKLIYAVTQQTAAELICNRANAELPNMGLTTWSGEKVLKADIIVSKNYLNKDEIDTLNRLTVIFLESAELRAKNRQDLTLRFWQNRIDSIIEDNGFPVLADKGNKIRQQMKEFTDEQYALFKQKRREILALNAEQDDLNTLEAIGKKVKQTR from the coding sequence ATGTCTGATTTAATAATTTACAACACTGAAGACGGCAAAAGTAAAGTCTCACTTTTTGTTGCAGAAAATGAAGTTTGGCTAACCCAAAATCAGCTTGCCGAACTTTTTGATACCTCTGTGCAAAATATCGGCACACATATAAGAAATATCATTGAAGACAAAGAGTTAGATGAAATTTCAGTTATAAAAGATTTCTTTATAACTGCCGCTGACGGTAAAAATTACAGCGTTAAACACTATGCTTTAGCAATGATTTTAGCTATTGGTTTTCGTGTGCGTAGCCCACGAGGTGTGCAATTTAGACGTTGGGCAAATAGTAGTTTACGCACTTATTTAGAAAAAGGATTTTTAATGGACGATGAACGTCTGAAAAATCCGAACGGACGAGTTGATCACTTTGATGAATTACTGGAACGAATCCGAGATATTCGAGCCAGCGAAATGCGTTTTTATCAAAAAGTGCGGGAACTATTCAAGCTTTCTAGCGACTACGATGCGACCGACAAAGCCACTGAAATGTTCTTTGCTGAAGCACAAAATAAACTGATTTACGCTGTTACCCAACAAACCGCAGCAGAACTCATCTGTAACCGTGCAAATGCGGAATTACCAAATATGGGGCTAACCACTTGGAGTGGCGAGAAAGTGTTGAAAGCAGACATTATCGTTTCAAAAAATTATCTCAATAAAGACGAAATTGATACGCTCAACCGCCTAACGGTCATCTTCCTAGAAAGTGCGGAGCTAAGAGCTAAAAATCGCCAAGATTTAACCCTACGCTTTTGGCAAAACCGTATTGATAGCATTATTGAAGATAATGGTTTTCCTGTGCTGGCGGATAAAGGCAATAAAATCCGCCAACAAATGAAAGAATTTACTGATGAACAGTATGCCCTTTTTAAACAAAAGAGACGTGAAATACTCGCATTAAATGCCGAACAAGATGACTTAAATACCCTTGAAGCAATCGGAAAAAAGGTTAAACAAACACGATGA
- a CDS encoding HsdM family class I SAM-dependent methyltransferase: MSLNNLVKRLQDVMRNDAGINGDAQRIEQIVWILFLKIYDAKEQEWEQIDDNYHSILPDFLRWQNWAKDNKDGKAMTGDELLNFVNNELFPALKNLPISAETPMNQKIIRAAFEDNNNYMKNGILLRQVINIIDEINFEQYQERHAFGDIYENILKSLQSAGNAGEFYTPRAVTDFMAKMIKPRLGEKIADFACGTGGFLTSALKELDKQNDSINDKNLLSNSVYGIEKKALPHLLCITNLLLHDIDNPNVHHDNALEKPVKDYTENDKFDVILMNPPYGGSEIEQIKTNFPSALRSSETADLFMSVIMYRLKKNGRVAIVLPDGFLFGTDNAKMAIKQKLMSEMNLHTVIRLPHSVFAPYTSITTNILFFDNTEPTKETWFYRLDMPQGYKNFSKTKPMKLEHFNEVMEWWHNRQAIEIDGFDKARCYSYQEIADRQFNIDLCGFPHEEEEILPPDELIANYQQKRTALNADIDRILGEITQILGIKL; encoded by the coding sequence ATGAGTTTAAACAATTTAGTAAAACGTCTGCAAGATGTGATGAGAAATGATGCTGGCATTAACGGTGATGCCCAACGTATCGAACAAATCGTATGGATTCTATTTTTAAAAATCTACGATGCCAAAGAACAGGAGTGGGAGCAAATCGACGATAATTACCATTCTATTTTGCCCGACTTTTTACGTTGGCAAAATTGGGCGAAAGATAACAAAGACGGTAAAGCAATGACAGGCGATGAATTGCTCAACTTCGTCAATAACGAGCTCTTTCCAGCATTAAAAAACTTACCGATTTCAGCTGAAACACCAATGAATCAAAAGATCATTCGTGCCGCTTTTGAAGATAATAACAACTATATGAAAAATGGTATTTTGCTTCGCCAAGTGATTAATATCATTGATGAAATTAACTTCGAGCAATATCAAGAACGCCACGCTTTCGGCGATATTTATGAAAATATCCTGAAAAGCCTACAAAGTGCGGGCAATGCAGGAGAATTTTATACACCAAGAGCAGTAACCGATTTTATGGCAAAAATGATTAAGCCTAGATTAGGAGAAAAAATTGCTGATTTTGCTTGTGGTACAGGTGGATTTCTCACGTCGGCATTAAAAGAATTAGATAAACAAAACGATTCTATTAATGATAAAAATCTACTTAGCAATTCTGTTTATGGCATTGAGAAAAAGGCTTTACCGCATTTACTTTGCATTACTAACTTGCTATTGCACGACATTGATAACCCAAATGTGCATCACGACAATGCCTTAGAAAAGCCCGTCAAAGACTACACAGAGAATGATAAATTTGATGTTATTTTGATGAACCCGCCTTATGGTGGTAGCGAAATTGAGCAAATCAAAACCAATTTCCCGTCCGCTCTCCGCAGTAGCGAAACCGCCGACCTGTTTATGTCGGTAATTATGTATCGCTTAAAGAAAAATGGGCGTGTAGCAATCGTGTTGCCTGACGGTTTCTTATTTGGTACGGATAATGCCAAAATGGCGATTAAGCAAAAATTGATGAGTGAAATGAATTTGCATACGGTAATCCGCTTACCGCATAGCGTGTTTGCTCCTTATACATCGATTACCACCAACATTCTGTTTTTTGATAATACCGAGCCGACTAAAGAAACGTGGTTTTACCGCTTAGATATGCCACAAGGCTACAAAAATTTCTCCAAAACTAAACCAATGAAATTGGAGCATTTCAACGAGGTAATGGAATGGTGGCACAACCGCCAAGCGATTGAAATTGATGGCTTTGATAAAGCGAGATGTTACAGCTATCAAGAAATTGCGGATCGCCAATTTAACATTGATCTATGTGGTTTCCCACACGAGGAAGAGGAAATTTTACCGCCTGATGAACTCATTGCAAATTATCAGCAAAAACGTACCGCTTTAAATGCCGATATTGATCGCATTTTAGGCGAAATCACTCAAATTTTGGGGATTAAATTATAG
- a CDS encoding MerR family transcriptional regulator, with protein sequence MLKMNDLSKLTNTPKSTILYYIKEGLLPEPLKDKPNFHLYDESNIQLIEFIKYLQTNFNATISQIKTVFAQPDFDLNNPYKSLMGSLDILNGMEDAHLLASEICSEFGITEVELDEFVEMGLMNPTNGKFSEKDRDMLAILSQCDAQEFQLLESYAETAKNLARQEMTIGGEILMQEEGQEERLKHFFNILLLLKPYILNSQLVKY encoded by the coding sequence ATGTTGAAGATGAACGATCTTTCCAAATTAACTAACACGCCTAAATCAACCATTCTTTATTATATTAAAGAGGGGTTATTACCGGAGCCGTTGAAAGACAAGCCGAACTTTCATTTATATGATGAAAGCAATATCCAATTAATTGAATTTATTAAATATCTCCAAACGAATTTCAACGCAACGATTTCACAGATCAAAACCGTATTTGCCCAGCCGGATTTTGATCTGAATAATCCTTATAAAAGCTTAATGGGATCGTTAGATATTCTAAATGGTATGGAAGATGCTCATTTGTTAGCGAGTGAGATTTGTTCGGAATTCGGTATTACTGAAGTTGAACTAGATGAATTTGTAGAAATGGGCTTAATGAATCCGACGAATGGGAAGTTTAGTGAAAAAGATCGTGATATGTTGGCTATTCTTAGCCAATGTGATGCACAGGAATTCCAATTATTAGAAAGTTATGCGGAAACAGCGAAAAATTTAGCGCGTCAAGAGATGACAATCGGCGGAGAAATTCTGATGCAAGAAGAAGGGCAAGAAGAACGTTTGAAACACTTTTTCAATATTTTATTGTTATTAAAGCCGTATATCTTAAATTCGCAATTAGTAAAGTATTAA
- a CDS encoding tyrosine-type recombinase/integrase: protein MIISFQKYLSNKDLAKNSISAYLFAVKQFYKLYPNVTRGNLKEYKVFLIDRYKPQTVSLRLRAINCYLEFIKKEKWKLSFVKVQQKPFLENVISEADYYYFKQKLKEDNELYWYFVIRFMAATGSRVSELIQIKVEHINIGYLDLYSKGGKLRRIYIPQALQQECQIWLKQTNKISGFIFLNKYGERITTRGIAGQLKILAKRYKLDPKVVYPHSFRHRFAKSFLEHFNDIAFLADLMGHESIETTRIYLRKTATEQQAIINKIIDW, encoded by the coding sequence ATGATTATTTCTTTTCAAAAATACCTTTCTAATAAAGATCTTGCAAAAAATAGTATCTCTGCTTATTTATTTGCTGTGAAACAGTTTTACAAATTATACCCCAATGTTACAAGGGGCAATTTAAAAGAATATAAAGTCTTTTTAATTGATCGCTATAAGCCACAAACGGTTAGTTTAAGGCTACGAGCAATAAATTGTTATTTAGAATTTATTAAAAAAGAAAAATGGAAGTTAAGCTTTGTTAAAGTTCAGCAAAAGCCATTTTTAGAAAATGTGATTAGCGAAGCGGATTATTATTATTTTAAACAGAAATTAAAGGAAGATAATGAATTGTATTGGTATTTTGTTATTCGCTTTATGGCTGCAACAGGATCAAGGGTAAGTGAGTTAATTCAAATCAAAGTCGAGCATATTAACATTGGTTATTTAGATCTTTATTCTAAAGGTGGAAAATTAAGACGAATTTATATTCCTCAAGCATTGCAACAAGAATGCCAAATATGGCTAAAACAGACAAATAAAATTTCTGGGTTTATTTTTCTGAATAAATATGGCGAGCGTATTACCACTCGTGGTATTGCTGGGCAATTAAAAATTCTAGCAAAAAGGTATAAGCTTGATCCAAAAGTTGTTTATCCTCACTCATTTCGTCATCGCTTTGCTAAAAGTTTTTTAGAGCATTTTAATGATATTGCCTTTTTAGCTGATTTAATGGGACACGAAAGTATTGAAACCACCAGAATTTATTTAAGAAAAACAGCAACAGAGCAACAAGCCATAATTAATAAAATTATTGATTGGTAA